A window of Bacillus toyonensis BCT-7112 genomic DNA:
ATAAGAATAATATGTGTGTGACTAGAGTCAATTTGCAGGTTTGCCAACATATAAGTTGAAACAGCTGTAATGGAAAGTCCTACTATGCCAAGAATCCGAGGGCCATATTTATCAAATAGTTTACCTGTAATTGGTGACATAACCCCCATTATTACCGCACCCGGAAGCATCATCAGCCCAGAGTTCAGCGGCGAAATACCACGGACGTTTTGTACATAAGCTGGTGTTAAAATCATACCTGAAAACATGGCCACCGCATTGACAATTGCAATTACAGATGCAAGTGCAAACATTGGGTACTTGTAAACACGTAAATCCAATAACGGTTCATTCATTTTTAATTGACGGATAATGAAAGCAATTAGGGCAATAGCGCCTATGATTAAAGTTGTTACGACAACTGTATCCATCCAACCATCGGAGCTTGCAGAACTGAATCCATATAACAAACCGCCAAAACCGACAGAAGATAATAGCAATGAGAGATAATCAAGTTTTGCATTTTTATTTTGTTTCATGACATTTTCAGATTTCCAAACCCCTAATAGTAAGCTAATGATTGCTAATGGTAAAATCATTTCAAAAAGCAAACGCCAGTCATAATACTCTACAATATAACCTGATAGTGTCGGTCCAATTGCTGGAGCTGTAATCATAACTAGTCCAAAAATCCCCATTGCTGTTCCCCTTTTTTCTCTCGGAAAGCTTACTAGCATAATATTCATTAACAAAGGTCCCATAACTGAAGAGCCTGCCGCTTGAACCATCCGACCAGTAAGTAATAAACCAAAGTTCGGTGCTACAGCCGCTAAGGTAGTCCCAAGAATAAAAATCACCATAGATGTAATAAATAAGCTCCTATTTGAGAAGCGGGTTATTAAAAATGCTGATGCCGGAATTAATATACCACTAACAAGCATATATCCTGTAGAAAGCCACTGGATCGTTGAATAATCTTGAATGTCTAAATCTTTCATTATTGATGGCAAAGCTACATTTAAAAGCGAGTTATTTAGAAATGAAACAAAGGCCCCAATAAAAAGAATTACAAGCATTAAATATGGTGGTTTTCTTTTATGTAATGTTTCACTCATATATTTGTTTGCTCCCTCATTATAAATTTCATTGATTCGTTTAAATCGTTTGCATATCTGCACAAGAATACTTTATCCTTGCAGTATTTTGCCAAACTCTTCGAATAGATATTCTCTTTTTAGCAATTCCCTTTTCTCACCATAACATTTTAAATCTTCTTTATTGACTAAATCCTTTATACACATGTGAATAAGATTTTGAAGGAATATATAAATGAACTTTTTTTGAAAATGACAAAATATTTAAGTAGACCACATAAAACGATCAATCTTTTTTATAAAAATGTAAAGAATCTAAAATTAAAACCCAAACATTTTGATTAAATTGTTTGGGTTTCTTCTATTTATAAAGTCAATATTTGTAGCAATACTTTAATCAAACTAACACCTATAACTTTTTAAAACTTATTGAATTTATCACTTGCTAATCTAGTAATAAAATACTGAACATCAAACAAAACAGTAGCAAGCAGAACGAACTTTATACATACTAGGGCCCATCTCATAATATTTTTAAACAATCGATTATAACGATATCCGAATCATTTT
This region includes:
- a CDS encoding DHA2 family efflux MFS transporter permease subunit; protein product: MSETLHKRKPPYLMLVILFIGAFVSFLNNSLLNVALPSIMKDLDIQDYSTIQWLSTGYMLVSGILIPASAFLITRFSNRSLFITSMVIFILGTTLAAVAPNFGLLLTGRMVQAAGSSVMGPLLMNIMLVSFPREKRGTAMGIFGLVMITAPAIGPTLSGYIVEYYDWRLLFEMILPLAIISLLLGVWKSENVMKQNKNAKLDYLSLLLSSVGFGGLLYGFSSASSDGWMDTVVVTTLIIGAIALIAFIIRQLKMNEPLLDLRVYKYPMFALASVIAIVNAVAMFSGMILTPAYVQNVRGISPLNSGLMMLPGAVIMGVMSPITGKLFDKYGPRILGIVGLSITAVSTYMLANLQIDSSHTHIILIYTLRMFGMAMVMMPLMTNGLNQLPTRLNPHGTAVNNTAQQVSGSIGTAILVTIMNSVTTTKAESLMSDVDPTTFTAATKAIVTQKALLSGIQHSFYVALGMNVVALLLVFFVKRVDTSAEAVDRLNR